A part of Ponticoccus alexandrii genomic DNA contains:
- a CDS encoding ExeM/NucH family extracellular endonuclease: protein MAKGFQGNGFKIGKGFAFGWRQNDVIFGGWGDDDIDTGRGYDIVHAGWGNDSARLGESGLVFGGWGDDRIFAGTGTLTAFGGFGDDQITLGAGNDTVDGGHGFDTAILSGSINDYTITARGRGQIILESEQGGRDSLRKIEALQFDDFTYYTDGRNNAVLAGDDAATTDENAVLTIAATTLLANDQDFDGDSLTLTGVDATSAAGAAVTFDGTNVTYTPGTLFDALAEGETATDSFTYSVSDGQGSTVSATVTVTVTGTNDAPVLSLPATAEVAENTSAVAVASATDVDGSALTYSLSGADAALFQIGTDGALSFIAAPDFEIPLDAGADNTYDLTVTIEDAEGATDSADIAVTVTDVAEIDARINELHYDNEGTDEGEFVEVRVGEGQNAAGLSVVLYNGSNGTAYDTLSLPAAPASTWDGFDYYLIELPANGLQNGAPDGLALVSDGAVLEFLSYEGTLTAADGPAAGLTSTDIGVAESGATPVGASLERAEDGDTWSVAETDTRGLNNDSVPPFPGRINELHYDNAGTDVGEFVEVRVAAGTDTSGTTVELYNGSNGTLYNTLSLPATPASTSGGFDYYLIELPANGLQNGAPDGIALVNDGTLVEFLSYEGSFTATAGAAAGVTSTDIGVAETGGTPIGHSLQRDEGGDTWAEPAEETRGTANDVPPSGGIPAPYAFDFETDFSMADWQAVSVDGDAANTWYTASFSDDQFAAVNGFGDDVPADDWLISPLIDISGLDNPVARFANTKNFDDTGIADPEVTFLYSTDYSGTGDPSAATWTELPFDASTGGYAETASGEIDLSGVPAGDVHFAFRYQSSGTGGGGTSLWQIDDFEVGEADDTPPPPTETTLISTVQGSGSASFLQGQVVTVEAIVVGDFQSGGNGVDGDLGGFYLQEEDADADGDAMTSEGIFVFEGNTSLMNVAAGDKVRVTGTVDEFFGETQLTAISNIEIVDSGNTLPTAATITFPVANVTTNSDGALIADMEAYEGMLVTVPQTMTVADLYTLGRFGDIGLNAQGLVETYTQANAPDVAGFNAFIEEQVKNTLIVDDGSTVQNPSVIPFEIAGEPGRIAGELDAEDALSAGDTATDLTGVLRFGRGSGGSGDEVYRLNLTQDADFVDTAPRDTAAPDVGGSVTVASFNVLNFFTTPGDEGLGSGPNGADTRGADNATEYQRQLDKLVSAISAMDADVIGLLELENEIGDQNGDGQFAIGALVDALNAATPGANYAYVDPGVPYVGSDAIMVGMIYDADSVRIAPGTTVEMLTDADLAGLGVDPGNPVFEGPGTSRVPLAATFEELASGETFTVAVNHLKSKGSVSPFGDNAGTGDGTGNNNEARTQAAAAIDAWLDTDPTGSGDSDVLIIGDLNAYAKEDPITLLEAEGYTNLAAAFLEPDEFELSFGFPVDLDRAPQSQTFGALDYALASGSLAGQVTGAAEWRINALEAEVLNYNTNFLPADQVDDLYAADPYRSSDHDPLLIGLELGDTPLG from the coding sequence ATGGCCAAGGGTTTTCAGGGAAACGGGTTCAAGATCGGCAAGGGATTCGCGTTCGGCTGGCGCCAGAACGACGTGATCTTCGGCGGCTGGGGTGACGATGACATCGACACCGGCAGGGGCTACGACATCGTCCACGCGGGTTGGGGCAACGACAGCGCGCGTCTGGGCGAAAGCGGCCTTGTCTTCGGCGGCTGGGGCGACGACCGGATCTTTGCCGGCACCGGCACGCTCACCGCGTTCGGCGGCTTTGGCGACGACCAGATCACCCTCGGCGCGGGCAATGACACCGTCGACGGCGGCCACGGCTTCGACACCGCAATCCTTTCCGGTTCGATCAACGACTACACGATCACCGCGCGCGGGCGCGGACAGATCATCCTCGAGTCCGAGCAGGGCGGCCGCGACAGCCTGCGCAAGATCGAGGCGCTGCAATTCGACGACTTCACCTATTACACCGATGGCCGCAACAACGCCGTGCTGGCCGGGGACGATGCCGCCACGACTGATGAGAACGCCGTCCTGACCATCGCCGCGACCACTCTGCTCGCCAACGATCAGGACTTCGACGGTGACAGTCTGACGCTGACCGGCGTGGACGCCACCAGCGCGGCGGGCGCCGCCGTCACCTTCGATGGGACCAATGTCACCTACACGCCCGGCACGCTCTTCGACGCGCTGGCCGAGGGCGAGACCGCGACGGACTCCTTTACCTATAGCGTCAGCGACGGTCAGGGCAGCACCGTGTCCGCCACCGTCACCGTCACCGTGACCGGTACCAACGACGCACCGGTGCTGAGCCTGCCCGCCACCGCCGAGGTGGCCGAGAACACCTCTGCCGTCGCCGTGGCCTCGGCCACCGACGTGGACGGCAGCGCGCTGACCTACAGCCTCTCGGGCGCGGATGCGGCGCTGTTCCAGATCGGCACCGACGGCGCGCTGTCCTTCATCGCCGCCCCCGACTTCGAGATCCCGCTCGACGCGGGCGCGGACAACACCTACGACCTGACCGTGACGATCGAGGACGCCGAGGGCGCGACCGACAGCGCGGATATCGCCGTGACCGTCACCGACGTGGCCGAGATCGACGCCCGCATCAACGAGCTTCACTACGACAACGAAGGCACTGACGAAGGCGAATTCGTCGAGGTCCGCGTGGGCGAGGGCCAGAACGCCGCCGGTCTGTCGGTCGTGCTTTACAACGGCTCGAACGGCACTGCCTACGACACGCTCAGCCTGCCCGCAGCCCCCGCCAGCACCTGGGACGGGTTCGACTATTACCTGATCGAATTGCCCGCCAACGGGTTGCAGAACGGCGCGCCGGACGGGCTTGCGCTGGTCAGCGACGGGGCGGTGCTGGAATTCCTGTCCTACGAGGGCACACTGACCGCCGCCGACGGCCCCGCCGCTGGCCTGACCTCCACCGACATCGGCGTGGCCGAGTCCGGTGCCACCCCCGTCGGCGCCTCGCTGGAGCGGGCCGAGGACGGCGACACATGGTCCGTGGCCGAGACCGACACGCGCGGCCTGAACAACGATAGCGTGCCGCCCTTCCCCGGGCGTATCAACGAATTGCACTACGACAACGCGGGCACCGACGTGGGCGAATTCGTCGAGGTGCGCGTGGCCGCAGGCACCGACACCTCCGGCACCACGGTCGAACTCTACAACGGTTCGAACGGCACGCTCTACAACACGCTGAGCCTGCCCGCGACGCCCGCCAGCACCTCTGGCGGCTTCGACTACTACCTGATCGAACTGCCCGCCAACGGGCTTCAGAACGGCGCGCCGGACGGCATCGCGCTGGTCAACGACGGCACGCTGGTCGAGTTCCTGTCCTACGAGGGCAGCTTCACCGCGACAGCGGGCGCGGCGGCTGGCGTCACCTCCACCGATATCGGCGTGGCGGAGACCGGCGGCACGCCCATAGGCCACTCGCTGCAACGGGACGAGGGCGGCGACACATGGGCCGAGCCCGCCGAAGAGACGCGCGGCACCGCCAATGACGTGCCGCCCTCGGGCGGCATTCCGGCGCCCTATGCCTTCGACTTCGAGACCGATTTCTCGATGGCCGACTGGCAGGCCGTCTCGGTCGACGGCGACGCGGCGAACACGTGGTACACCGCCAGCTTCAGCGACGACCAGTTCGCCGCCGTCAACGGCTTTGGCGACGATGTGCCTGCGGATGACTGGCTGATCTCTCCGCTGATCGACATCTCGGGCCTCGACAACCCGGTCGCGCGGTTCGCGAATACCAAGAACTTCGACGACACCGGCATCGCCGATCCCGAGGTGACCTTCCTCTATTCCACCGACTACAGCGGCACCGGCGACCCCTCTGCCGCCACATGGACGGAACTGCCCTTCGATGCCTCGACGGGCGGCTATGCGGAAACCGCCTCGGGCGAGATCGACCTCTCGGGCGTGCCTGCGGGCGACGTGCATTTCGCCTTCCGCTACCAGTCCTCGGGCACCGGCGGCGGCGGCACCTCGCTTTGGCAGATCGACGACTTCGAGGTCGGAGAGGCGGACGACACCCCGCCCCCGCCGACCGAGACGACGCTGATCTCGACCGTGCAGGGCAGCGGCTCCGCCTCCTTCCTGCAGGGGCAGGTGGTGACCGTCGAGGCCATCGTCGTCGGTGATTTCCAAAGCGGCGGCAACGGCGTGGACGGCGACCTTGGCGGCTTCTACCTGCAAGAGGAAGACGCCGACGCGGACGGCGATGCCATGACCTCGGAAGGGATCTTCGTCTTCGAGGGCAACACCTCGCTGATGAACGTCGCGGCGGGGGACAAGGTCCGCGTGACCGGCACCGTGGACGAGTTCTTCGGAGAGACGCAGCTGACCGCCATCTCGAACATCGAGATCGTCGACAGCGGCAACACCCTGCCCACGGCGGCCACGATCACCTTCCCGGTGGCGAACGTGACCACCAACTCGGACGGCGCGCTGATCGCCGACATGGAGGCCTACGAGGGCATGCTGGTGACGGTCCCGCAGACCATGACAGTGGCCGACCTCTACACGCTGGGCCGCTTCGGCGACATCGGGCTGAACGCGCAGGGGCTGGTGGAAACCTACACGCAGGCGAACGCGCCGGACGTGGCGGGCTTCAACGCCTTCATCGAAGAGCAGGTGAAGAACACGCTGATCGTCGACGACGGGTCCACCGTTCAGAACCCCTCTGTCATTCCCTTCGAGATCGCCGGAGAGCCGGGCCGCATCGCCGGGGAATTAGACGCCGAGGACGCGCTCAGCGCCGGTGACACGGCCACCGACCTGACCGGCGTGCTGCGCTTCGGGCGCGGGTCCGGCGGATCCGGGGACGAGGTCTACCGCCTGAACCTGACGCAGGACGCGGACTTCGTCGACACGGCGCCGCGCGACACCGCCGCGCCGGACGTGGGCGGGTCGGTCACCGTGGCCTCCTTCAACGTGCTGAACTTCTTCACCACTCCGGGGGACGAGGGGCTGGGCTCCGGTCCGAACGGCGCCGACACGCGCGGCGCCGACAATGCCACCGAATACCAGCGCCAGCTCGACAAGCTGGTCTCGGCGATCAGCGCCATGGATGCCGATGTCATCGGCCTGCTGGAGCTGGAAAACGAGATCGGCGACCAGAACGGCGACGGGCAATTCGCCATCGGCGCGCTGGTCGATGCGCTCAACGCCGCCACCCCCGGCGCGAACTACGCCTATGTAGATCCTGGCGTGCCCTATGTCGGGTCGGATGCGATCATGGTCGGCATGATCTACGACGCCGACAGCGTGCGCATCGCGCCCGGCACCACGGTCGAGATGCTGACCGACGCGGATCTTGCCGGACTGGGCGTCGATCCGGGCAACCCGGTCTTCGAAGGCCCGGGCACCAGCCGCGTGCCGCTTGCCGCCACCTTCGAGGAACTGGCCAGCGGAGAGACCTTCACCGTCGCGGTCAACCACCTGAAGTCCAAGGGCTCGGTCAGCCCCTTCGGCGACAACGCGGGCACCGGGGACGGCACCGGCAACAACAACGAGGCGCGCACGCAGGCCGCCGCCGCCATCGACGCGTGGCTCGATACCGACCCCACCGGGTCGGGCGACAGCGACGTGCTGATCATCGGCGACCTCAACGCCTACGCCAAGGAAGACCCGATCACCCTGCTGGAGGCCGAGGGATACACCAACCTCGCCGCCGCTTTCCTGGAACCGGACGAGTTCGAACTGTCCTTCGGCTTCCCGGTGGATCTGGACCGGGCGCCGCAGTCCCAGACCTTCGGCGCGCTCGACTATGCGCTGGCCAGCGGGTCGCTGGCGGGTCAGGTCACCGGCGCGGCGGAATGGCGGATCAACGCGCTGGAGGCGGAGGTGCTGAACTACAACACCAACTTCCTGCCCGCCGATCAGGTCGACGATCTCTATGCCGCGGACCCCTACCGGTCGTCGGACCACGACCCGCTGCTGATCGGGCTGGAGCTTGGCGACACGCCTCTGGGCTAA
- a CDS encoding nitrous oxide reductase accessory protein NosL: protein MFVADHPGPKAQVHVKGRSALL from the coding sequence ATGTTCGTCGCCGACCATCCCGGTCCCAAGGCGCAGGTCCACGTGAAAGGCCGTTCCGCACTGCTTTGA
- a CDS encoding TRAP transporter large permease, giving the protein MSGAFLLCLGTIFVIAGIGRPIALAILLGAIVYMAAIGQDIGLSGKVLMDGLYNSFILLAVPLFIVAANIMNAGTISDRLLGFCVAMVGRFRGGLGHVNVVASLIFSGMSGSAVADAAGIGKIIIEMMTKSGHYTRGYAAAITAASATIGPIIPPSIPMVLYALVSNTSIGYLFLGGIVPGLFMGMVLMAMNTVISHRRGFTLEEPVPLAELPKRAVTAFPALLMPAILLYGIYGGVTTPTEAAAIAAFYALVLAAAFYRALSLRALSGILVESARSSAAVGLVIGGALILNYVVASENIPTLLAQKLVGLDVHPLVFLIGVNILLLLLGCVLDATTIILVIIPLFLPTCRELGIDLVHFGVVAVVNCMVGLITPPYGVLLFVINAVTRIPLAEIIREIWLFLFALIVALVLMILFPGIVLWLPRVFGYAG; this is encoded by the coding sequence ATGAGCGGCGCCTTTCTTCTTTGCCTCGGCACGATCTTCGTGATCGCCGGGATCGGGCGGCCCATCGCGCTGGCGATCCTGCTTGGCGCGATCGTCTACATGGCGGCGATCGGACAGGACATCGGGCTTTCGGGCAAGGTGTTGATGGACGGGCTTTACAACAGCTTTATCCTGCTTGCTGTGCCGCTTTTCATCGTGGCCGCGAACATCATGAACGCGGGCACGATCAGCGACCGGCTGCTGGGCTTCTGCGTCGCCATGGTGGGGCGGTTCCGTGGCGGCCTGGGGCATGTCAACGTGGTGGCCTCGCTGATCTTCTCGGGGATGTCGGGCTCGGCGGTGGCCGATGCGGCGGGGATCGGCAAGATCATCATCGAGATGATGACCAAGTCGGGCCACTACACCCGGGGCTATGCGGCGGCCATCACCGCGGCCTCTGCGACTATCGGCCCGATCATCCCGCCCTCGATCCCGATGGTGCTCTATGCCCTCGTCTCGAACACCTCGATCGGCTACCTTTTCCTAGGCGGCATCGTGCCCGGGCTGTTCATGGGGATGGTGCTGATGGCGATGAACACCGTGATCTCGCATCGGCGCGGCTTCACCCTCGAAGAGCCGGTTCCGCTGGCCGAACTTCCCAAGCGGGCCGTGACGGCCTTTCCCGCGCTCCTGATGCCGGCGATCCTGCTCTACGGCATCTACGGCGGTGTCACCACGCCGACCGAGGCTGCCGCCATTGCCGCCTTCTATGCGCTTGTGCTGGCCGCGGCCTTCTACCGGGCCCTGAGCCTGCGGGCACTGAGCGGCATCCTCGTCGAGAGCGCGCGATCCTCGGCAGCCGTGGGTCTGGTGATCGGCGGGGCGCTGATCCTGAACTACGTGGTGGCCTCCGAGAACATCCCGACCCTGCTGGCCCAGAAACTCGTCGGTCTGGACGTGCATCCGCTGGTCTTCCTGATCGGGGTCAACATCCTGCTGCTGCTGCTTGGCTGCGTGCTTGATGCGACCACGATCATCCTTGTGATCATACCGCTCTTCCTGCCGACCTGCCGCGAGCTTGGCATCGACCTGGTGCATTTCGGCGTCGTTGCCGTGGTGAACTGCATGGTGGGGCTGATCACGCCGCCCTACGGGGTACTGCTCTTCGTCATCAACGCAGTGACGCGGATTCCGCTGGCAGAGATCATCCGGGAGATCTGGCTGTTCCTTTTCGCGCTCATCGTGGCGCTTGTGCTCATGATCCTGTTTCCGGGGATCGTCTTGTGGCTGCCCAGGGTCTTTGGATACGCTGGGTAG